One window of the Cryptomeria japonica chromosome 7, Sugi_1.0, whole genome shotgun sequence genome contains the following:
- the LOC131040839 gene encoding G-type lectin S-receptor-like serine/threonine-protein kinase At2g19130, which translates to MSDKTIVWVANRETPIRNKPGVLNLTTDGYLKLYDSDGRSIWSTRKNQKAIASRAMILDSGSFVMLGANNISEIVWESFLYPGDTWLLGMKMWKGMKLTSWKSSLDPAPGPSSLGMDPAPDKTQFSLLYNNSVTYWSSGEWVGDHFSGMPDMQNKYESEILRTPFVRISLTKMYFTYIQITKFDSVMQRVVLYKTGDVRAYYTIHNNSWINIWSVPKDLCLVYHMCGAYAACNSNNLQFCSCLEGFHPRDNHSWYPQEWWSSGCLRDSSLQCSPTNGTTDGFVQKSDIALAEKDAVPYSQYPSLSACLENCSCTAFDLTNSTLPICRMWFGDLFNIRVASNSQPVFLRMAASQLGQSISSGGKNQGRVLLISLPVGGVFVLVFAFLVIIFLRRRRGIELRIATNNFRDKLGKGAFGSVLKGALLDNTLVAVKKLEGSTQVEKQFCAEISTIGNIQHVNLVQLCGFCTERSQRLLVYEYMHNGSLNSLLFAGSQRLLDWKTRFEIALGIARGLVYLHEECRDQIIHSDIKPESILLDSDFSVKVADFALCKVGGKRFQQGFDKHERNSRLHRSRVDRRLSNYLQGRRVQLRHDGVGDNIGSKKCEHEQHADVEEVRRATLASLVCIAQDENERPSMAQVLRMLQGKMEADTQQGVFKVNA; encoded by the exons ATGTCTGACAAGACCATTGTTTGGGTGGCTAATAGAGAGACTCCCATCAGAAACAAGCCAGGTGTTTTGAATCTAACAACTGACGGCTATCTCAAACTGTATGATTCAGATGGGCGATCAATATGGTCAACAAGAAAGAACCAGAAAGCTATAGCCTCCAGAGCTATGATATTGGATTCTGGTAGTTTTGTTATGTTGGGCGCAAACAACATATCTGAAATTGTGTGGGAGAGTTTCTTGTATCCAGGAGACACATGGTTGTTGGGAATGAAGATGTGGAAAGGCATGAAGCTAACTTCTTGGAAGAGTTCGTTGGATCCAGCACCTGGGCCCTCCTCTTTAGGAATGGATCCAGCCCCAGACAAGACGCAGTTTTCGCTACTGTATAATAATAGTGTTACTTACTGGAGCAGCGGAGAGTGGGTTGGTGACCATTTCAGTGGTATGCCAGATATGCAGAATAAGTACGAATCCGAAATTCTTAGAACGCCCTTTGTAAGGATTTCTCTCACAAAGATGTACTTCACGTATATTCAGATAACAAAATTTGATAGTGTCATGCAGCGTGTAGTCCTGTACAAAACTGGAGATGTACGAGCTTACTATACAATTCATAATAACAGCTGGATTAACATCTGGTCTGTGCCAAAAGACCTATGCCTTGTTTATCACATGTGCGGGGCTTATGCTGCATGCAACAGTAACAATCTTCAATTCTGCAGCTGTCTCGAGGGCTTCCATCCCAGAGACAATCACTCCTGGTATCCACAAGAATGGTGGTCAAGCGGATGCCTTCGCGATAGCTCTCTCCAGTGCTCTCCTACCAACGGCACCACAGATGGATTCGTGCAAAAGAGTGACATAGCCTTAGCAGAGAAAGACGCTGTTCCATATTCCCAATACCCATCTCTATCAGCATGTTTGGAAAATTGTTCCTGCACAGCCTTCGATCTCACTAATTCTACTCTTCCCATTTGTAGAATGTGGTTTGGGGATCTGTTCAATATTCGCGTTGCATCAAACAGCCAGCCCGTCTTCCTTCGCATGGCTGCTTCTCAGTTGGGACAGTCCATATCCAGTGGAGGAAAAAATCAAGGACGTGTCCTATTGATTTCACTTCCCGTTGGTGGTGTTTTCGTTCTTGTTTTTGCTTTCCTTGTTATAATCTTTCTTCGGCGGAGGCGTGGAATA GAGCTCCGAATTGCAACCAACAATTTCAGAGATAAGTTAGGGAAAGGAGCCTTTGGCTCTGTTCTCAAAGGGGCTCTCCTAGACAATACCCTTGTAGCAGTTAAAAAATTAGAGGGTTCTACACAGGTAGAAAAGCAGTTTTGTGCAGAAATAAGCACCATCGGAAACATACAGCATGTCAATTTGGTCCAGCTTTGTGGATTTTGCACGGAAAGATCTCAAAGGCTGCTGGTTTACGAGTACATGCACAATGGTTCTCTCAATTCCCTTCTCTTCGCTGGATCACAAAGGCTGTTGGATTGGAAGACACGGTTCGAGATCGCTTTAGGCATTGCCAGAGGCTTAGTTTATCTCCACGAGGAATGCAGAGATCAAATCATTCACTCCGATATAAAGCCTGAGAGCATACTTCTGGATAGCGATTTCAGCGTAAAAGTGGCTGATTTTGCGCTTTGCAAAGTTGGTGGGAAGAGATTTCAGCAGGGTTTTGACAAGCATGAGAGGAACTCGAGGTTACATCGCTCCCGAGTGGATCGACGGCTTAGCAATTACTTGCAAGGCAGACGTGTACAGCTTCGGCATGATGGTGTTGGAGATAATATCGGGTCGAAGAAATGTGAACATGAGC AGCATGCAGATGTTGAGGAGGTGAGAAGAGCTACGCTTGCAAGCTTGGTATGCATTGCACAGGATGAGAATGAGAGGCCAAGCATGGCTCAAGTTCTCCGGATGCTCCAAGGAAAGATGGAGGCTGATACACAGCAA GGTGTTTTTAAAGTTAACGCATGA